One genomic region from Cucumis melo cultivar AY chromosome 9, USDA_Cmelo_AY_1.0, whole genome shotgun sequence encodes:
- the LOC103498504 gene encoding phosphate transporter PHO1 homolog 9-like isoform X2: MIMLVLLLIPLQSPPFQELHLPETPISTLKCMVMSSNSQLSYNKTELRKAEELMMRALIEFYQKLRLLKDYSFLNKLAVLKIMKKYDKITSRKASKAYLEMVEKSPIGTTLEVTRLIERVETVFIKHFADGNRRRGNDILKRKIRSERQGFTFLSGFLFGCSIALVVAIILVIHLRNIFQSPGRFQYMDNIFPLYSLFGFIVLHMLMYSSNIYFWRRYRVNYAFMFGFKQGTELGCWEVFFLSSVLAVITLVCVLSNLDMEADPRTRTFAAITESIPLALLIALLCIIFCPFNIVYRSSRFFLVRSAFHLVCAPFYKVSLQDFFLADQLTSQVQAFRSLQFYICYYVWGDFIRRSNRCFQSKIFEAFFFVVAIIPYWIRTLQCVRRLVEEKDVEHVFNGLKYFSTIVAIAMRTGDDLNMGIVWKIMAAISSAVATILGTYWDIVQDWGLLQRNSKNPWLRDKLLISNKGVYFVAIALNILLRLAWMQSVLGFREAPFIHRQALIAIVAVLEIIRRGIWNFFRMENEHLNNVGKFRAFNSVPLPFEYNNKLEMKSQF, translated from the exons ATGATCATGTTAGTCTTACTTCTAATTCCACTTCAAAGTCCACCATTCCAAGAACTTCACTTG CCAGAAACACCAATATCAACTTTAAAATGCATGGTTATGAGTTCCAACTCTCAATTGTCTTATAACAAGACAGAGTTGAGGAAAGCTGAAGAACTCATGATGCGAGCTCTTATTGAATTCTACCAAAAGCTTAGACTTCTAAAAGACTACAG TTTCTTGAATAAACTTGCAGTTTTGAAGATCATGAAGAAGTATGATAAG ATTACATCACGTAAAGCATCAAAGGCTTACTTAGAAATGGTGGAAAAATCTCCTATTGGCACCACTCTTGAG GTAACAAGGCTCATAGAAAGGGTGGAGACGGTTTTTATTAAGCATTTTGCAGATGGAAACCGTAGAAGAGGAAACgacattttgaaaagaaaaatcagaAGTGAAAGACAAGGTTTTACCTTTCTCTCAG GTTTTCTATTTGGCTGTTCAATTGCACTTGTAGTGGCCATCATTCTTGTCATACACCTAAGAAACATCTTCCAGAGTCCAGGGCGTTTTCAATACATGGATAACATATTTCCTCTCTATAG CCTCTTCGGATTCATCGTTTTGCACATGTTGATGTACTCTTCAAATATATACTTTTGGCGGCGTTACCGTGTCAATTACGCGTTTATGTTTGGCTTCAAACAAGGGACAGAGTTGGGTTGTTGGGAGGTTTTTTTTCTTAGTTCAGTTCTTGCTGTGATCACATTGGTTTGTGTCCTTTCCAATTTGGATATGGAGGCAGACCCCAGAACTAGAACCTTTGCAGCCATAACTGAATCAATCCCTTTGGCTCTACTCATT GCCCTTCTTTGCATAATATTCTGTCCTTTCAACATCGTATATCGTTCGAGCCGTTTCTTCCTTGTTCGTAGTGCATTTCATTTGGTTTGTGCTCCTTTCTACAAG GTTAGTCTCCAAGACTTTTTCTTGGCAGATCAACTCACCAGCCAG GTTCAAGCGTTTAGAAGTTTACAATTCTATATATGCTACTATGTGTGGGGGGACTTTATAAGAAGATCAAATAGGTGCTTCCAGAGCAAAATTTTTGAAGCCTTTTTCTTTGTTGTTGCAATTATCCCGTACTGGATTCGTACTCTTCAG TGCGTTCGGCGATTGGTCGAAGAGAAAGATGTAGAACATGTGTTTAATGGACTGAAATACTTCTCAACCATAGTTGCAATTGCAATGAGAACAGGTGATGATTTGAATATGGGAATCGTTTGGAAAATTATGGCTGCAATTAGTTCTGCTGTTGCAACAATCTTAGGCACATATTGGGATATAGTTCAAGATTGGGGACTTCTCCAAAGAAACTCAAAAAATCCATGGTTGAGAGACAAACTATTGATATCGAACAAAGGTGTTTACTTTGTTGCAATT GCATTGAATATCTTGCTAAGACTTGCTTGGATGCAATCAGTACTTGGTTTTAGAGAAGCTCCATTTATTCATAGACAAGCCTTGATCGCCATTGTTGCCGTGTTGGAAATCATTCGACGAGGAATCTGGAATTTCTTCAG GATGGAGAATGAGCATCTAAACAATGTGGGGAAGTTTAGGGCATTCAACTCTGTGCCTCTTCCATTTGAATACAACAACAAATTAGAGATGAAAAGTCAGTTTTGA
- the LOC103498505 gene encoding transmembrane emp24 domain-containing protein p24delta9, which translates to MRMPKWSFLVYIILGLISTVVVDSMRFDLQSGATKCISDDIKANAMTVGRYSVVNVNEGFPIPDSHFITIRVSSPHGNTYHHADHVESGHFAFTAAESGDYTTCFWAPEQKPPGSVTVEFDWRSGVSSKDWSKVAKKGQIEVMELELKKLYDTVTSIHDEMFYLREREEEMQLLNRSTNTKMATFSILSLGVCLSVAALQLWHLKTFFERKKLL; encoded by the exons ATGAGGATGCCCAAATGGAGTTTCTTGGTTTACATTATTTTAGGCCTCATATCAACTGTTGTTGTTGATTCTATGCGCTTCGATCTTCAATCCGGCGCCACCAAATGCATTTCCGATGACATCAAGGCCAATGCCATGACTGTCGGAAGATATTCGGTCGTTAATGTCAACGAAGGTTTTCCCATTCCCGATTCTCACTTTATCACTATCAGG GTTAGTTCGCCTCATGGCAACACGTATCATCATGCGGATCATGTGGAATCTGGACATTTCGCGTTCACTGCAGCCGAGTCTGGGGATTATACTACTTGCTTTTGGGCTCCCGAACAAAAGCCTCCAGGTTCAGTTACTGTTGAATTTGATTGGAGGTCCGGTGTTTCTTCCAAGGATTGGTCTAAGGTTGCTAAGAAAGGCCAGATTGAA GTAATGGAACTTGAGCTGAAGAAGCTGTACGACACAGTCACCTCCATACATGATGAGATGTTTTATCTCCGTGAAAG GGAGGAAGAAATGCAGCTACTGAATAGATCAACAAATACAAAGATGGCCACTTTTAGCATCTTATCACTCGGAGTTTGCTTGTCTGTGGCTGCTTTACAGTTATGGCATCTCAAGACATTCTTTGAACGCAAAAAGTTGCTCTGA
- the LOC103498504 gene encoding phosphate transporter PHO1 homolog 9-like isoform X1: MKFGKDFLSQMVPEWQEAYLNYNQLKSLLKEVSQAREVETTSENQRSRFKRRGSLYRAFSGLTGGRIGSQKLQEDHATATIHTNITQKDREECYQSMLFVSSLEKAGENEVDFFKKLDDELNKVVGFYKREVGMLMEEAEELSKQMDILIALRIKVEKPPEFCFQDSNDHVSLTSNSTSKSTIPRTSLESIFEGQSRLGVTQEVEMAEESSLKDAKSYGRKAGKGIVQPTTQNLKPVSLELLPHVRINVQPETPISTLKCMVMSSNSQLSYNKTELRKAEELMMRALIEFYQKLRLLKDYSFLNKLAVLKIMKKYDKITSRKASKAYLEMVEKSPIGTTLEVTRLIERVETVFIKHFADGNRRRGNDILKRKIRSERQGFTFLSGFLFGCSIALVVAIILVIHLRNIFQSPGRFQYMDNIFPLYSLFGFIVLHMLMYSSNIYFWRRYRVNYAFMFGFKQGTELGCWEVFFLSSVLAVITLVCVLSNLDMEADPRTRTFAAITESIPLALLIALLCIIFCPFNIVYRSSRFFLVRSAFHLVCAPFYKVSLQDFFLADQLTSQVQAFRSLQFYICYYVWGDFIRRSNRCFQSKIFEAFFFVVAIIPYWIRTLQCVRRLVEEKDVEHVFNGLKYFSTIVAIAMRTGDDLNMGIVWKIMAAISSAVATILGTYWDIVQDWGLLQRNSKNPWLRDKLLISNKGVYFVAIALNILLRLAWMQSVLGFREAPFIHRQALIAIVAVLEIIRRGIWNFFRMENEHLNNVGKFRAFNSVPLPFEYNNKLEMKSQF, translated from the exons ATGAAGTTTGGCAAAGACTTCTTATCACAAATGGTACCAGAATGGCAAGAGGCATACCTGAATTACAATCAATTGAAGTCATTATTGAAAGAAGTGAGTCAAGCAAGAGAAGTAGAAACAACATCAGAAAACCAAAGAAGTAGGTTCAAAAGAAGAGGGTCTTTATACAGAGCATTTAGTGGATTAACAGGTGGAAGAATAGGGTCTCAAAAGCTACAAGAAGATCATGCAACAGCAACAATTCACACAAACATAACTCAGAAAGATCGTGAAGAGTGTTATCAAAGCATGTTGTTTGTTTCATCTTTGGAAAAAGCGGGTGAGAATGAAGTGGATTTCTTCAAGAAACTTGACGATGAGTTGAATAAAGTGGTGGGGTTTTACAAGAGAGAAGTTGGGATGTTAATGGAGGAAGCTGAGGAGTTGAGTAAACAAATGGATATTCTGATTGCTTTGAGGATTAAGGTTGAGAAACCACCTGAGTTTTGTTTCCAAGATTCTAATGATCATGTTAGTCTTACTTCTAATTCCACTTCAAAGTCCACCATTCCAAGAACTTCACTTG AGAGTATTTTTGAAGGACAGTCGCGATTAGGGGTAACACAAGAAGTAGAAATGGCAGAAGAATCATCTTTGAAAGATGCAAAAAGTTATGGCAGGAAGGCGGGTAAAGGAATAGTTCAACCTACAACTCAAAATCTCAAACCAGTTTCATTAGAATTGTTGCCTCATGTAAGGATTAACGTGCAGCCAGAAACACCAATATCAACTTTAAAATGCATGGTTATGAGTTCCAACTCTCAATTGTCTTATAACAAGACAGAGTTGAGGAAAGCTGAAGAACTCATGATGCGAGCTCTTATTGAATTCTACCAAAAGCTTAGACTTCTAAAAGACTACAG TTTCTTGAATAAACTTGCAGTTTTGAAGATCATGAAGAAGTATGATAAG ATTACATCACGTAAAGCATCAAAGGCTTACTTAGAAATGGTGGAAAAATCTCCTATTGGCACCACTCTTGAG GTAACAAGGCTCATAGAAAGGGTGGAGACGGTTTTTATTAAGCATTTTGCAGATGGAAACCGTAGAAGAGGAAACgacattttgaaaagaaaaatcagaAGTGAAAGACAAGGTTTTACCTTTCTCTCAG GTTTTCTATTTGGCTGTTCAATTGCACTTGTAGTGGCCATCATTCTTGTCATACACCTAAGAAACATCTTCCAGAGTCCAGGGCGTTTTCAATACATGGATAACATATTTCCTCTCTATAG CCTCTTCGGATTCATCGTTTTGCACATGTTGATGTACTCTTCAAATATATACTTTTGGCGGCGTTACCGTGTCAATTACGCGTTTATGTTTGGCTTCAAACAAGGGACAGAGTTGGGTTGTTGGGAGGTTTTTTTTCTTAGTTCAGTTCTTGCTGTGATCACATTGGTTTGTGTCCTTTCCAATTTGGATATGGAGGCAGACCCCAGAACTAGAACCTTTGCAGCCATAACTGAATCAATCCCTTTGGCTCTACTCATT GCCCTTCTTTGCATAATATTCTGTCCTTTCAACATCGTATATCGTTCGAGCCGTTTCTTCCTTGTTCGTAGTGCATTTCATTTGGTTTGTGCTCCTTTCTACAAG GTTAGTCTCCAAGACTTTTTCTTGGCAGATCAACTCACCAGCCAG GTTCAAGCGTTTAGAAGTTTACAATTCTATATATGCTACTATGTGTGGGGGGACTTTATAAGAAGATCAAATAGGTGCTTCCAGAGCAAAATTTTTGAAGCCTTTTTCTTTGTTGTTGCAATTATCCCGTACTGGATTCGTACTCTTCAG TGCGTTCGGCGATTGGTCGAAGAGAAAGATGTAGAACATGTGTTTAATGGACTGAAATACTTCTCAACCATAGTTGCAATTGCAATGAGAACAGGTGATGATTTGAATATGGGAATCGTTTGGAAAATTATGGCTGCAATTAGTTCTGCTGTTGCAACAATCTTAGGCACATATTGGGATATAGTTCAAGATTGGGGACTTCTCCAAAGAAACTCAAAAAATCCATGGTTGAGAGACAAACTATTGATATCGAACAAAGGTGTTTACTTTGTTGCAATT GCATTGAATATCTTGCTAAGACTTGCTTGGATGCAATCAGTACTTGGTTTTAGAGAAGCTCCATTTATTCATAGACAAGCCTTGATCGCCATTGTTGCCGTGTTGGAAATCATTCGACGAGGAATCTGGAATTTCTTCAG GATGGAGAATGAGCATCTAAACAATGTGGGGAAGTTTAGGGCATTCAACTCTGTGCCTCTTCCATTTGAATACAACAACAAATTAGAGATGAAAAGTCAGTTTTGA
- the LOC103498742 gene encoding pectinesterase 31, with amino-acid sequence MAAQPRVLTVAHDGCADFRTVQEAIDAVPFSNTCRTVIRVSPGIYKQPLYVPKTKNFITFAGLNPETTILTWDNTATEIKHHQAARVIGTGTFGCGSTIVEGEDFIAENITFENSSPQGSGQAVAIRVTADRCAFYNCRFLGWQDTLYLHYGRQYLKDCYIEGSVDFIFGNSTALLEHCHVHCKSKGFITAQSRKSSQETTGYVFLRCVITGSGETSYVHLGRPWGPFARVVFAYTHMDVCIKPTGWDNWGKAENERTACFYEYKCFGPGSCSMKRVCWARELLDEEADEFILHRFIDPDVDRPWLCQRMALRIPFSA; translated from the exons ATGGCGGCCCAGCCCAGGGTCCTCACTGTGGCTCACGACGGCTGTGCAGATTTCCGCACGGTTCAAGAAGCCATAGACGCGGTTCCATTCAGCAATACTTGCCGCACTGTAATCCGTGTGTCTCCTGGGATTTACAAGCAGCCTCTATATGTACCCAAGACCAAAAATTTCATTACTTTCGCCGGTTTGAACCCTGAGACTACTATTCTCACTTGGGACAATACTGCCACCGAAATTAAACACCACCAA GCTGCTCGTGTCATTGGAACTGGGACTTTTGGTTGTGGAAGTACAATTGTGGAAGGAGAGGATTTCATTGCTGAGAATATCACGTTTGAGAATTCTTCCCCTCAA GGTTCTGGACAAGCTGTGGCTATCAGAGTTACAGCAGATCGTTGTGCCTTTTACAATTGCAGGTTTCTTGGTTGGCAG GATACTCTGTACCTACATTATGGAAGACAGTATTTGAAGGATTGTTACATCGAAGGAAGTGTGGACTTCATATTTGGCAACAGCACTGCTTTGTTGGAGCATTGTCATGTCCACTGCAAGTCGAAAGGCTTTATTACTGCACAGAGCAGAAAATCTTCTCAAGAGACGACAGGTTACGTGTTCTTGAG GTGTGTGATCACAGGCAGTGGCGAGACTTCTTACGTTCATCTCGGGCGACCATGGGGACCATTTGCAAGGGTGGTATTTGCTTACACACACATGGATGTATGTATCAAACCAACAGGCTGGGACAACTGGGGGAAAGCTGAAAACGAGAGAACTGCTTGCTTCTACGAGTACAA GTGTTTCGGGCCAGGGAGTTGCTCAATGAAAAGGGTGTGTTGGGCAAGAGAATTATTGGATGAAGAAGCTGACGAGTTCATTCTGCATCGATTTATCGATCCCGACGTGGATAGGCCTTGGCTATGCCAGAGGATGGCACTGAGGATTCCTTTTTCTGCTTAA
- the LOC103498744 gene encoding uncharacterized protein LOC103498744: protein MCLHNFQRESSLKKQKIKKWECFAIPRSQKFIHHDNLLSVSFISFSDLTLHESLGKASFDEYLEDKPRLIKATFPGKCQQLNQEEWRIETPKIQLLFLKIWPTVDMKIISKTNGGEAYPCDVPHYIPKVLHFEMTNWEINGINKDYRPSSANVCSHGVIYREKIGTRSCLKFRLVIDLSFLVPDALHFVPNDVLRGMIMTVIKAMVEDLKHTTIRKLVEDYSKFRKEQC, encoded by the exons ATGTGTTTGCATAATTTCCAAAGAGAAAGCAGTTTGAAGAAGCAGAAAATTAAGAAGTGGGAGTGCTTTGCAATTCCCAGAAGTCAAAAATTTATTCATCATGATAACCTCTTATCTGTTTCTTTTATATCTTTTAGTGACTTAACACTTCATGAATCTCTTGGG AAAGCTTCATTTGATGAATATTTGGAAGATAAACCCAGATTGATCAAAGCAACATTTCCTGGAAAATGTCAACAGCTCAACCAG GAAGAGTGGAGAATTGAGACACCAAAAATTCAATTGTTGTTCCTCAAGATATGGCCAACAGTTGATATGAAAATAATCTCCAAAACCAATGGAGGAGAAGCATATCCATGTGATGTTCCTCATTACATCCCAAAAGTTCTTCACTTTGAAATG ACAAATTGGGAGATCAATGGTATCAATAAAGACTATAGACCATCTTCGGCCAATGTTTGTTCTCATGGAGTTATATATAGAGAAAAAATAGGAACAAGAAGCTGCCTTAAGTTTCGACTTGTAATTGATCTCAGCTTTCTTGTACCGGATGCGCTCCATTTCGTTCCTAATGACGTTTTACGGGGCATGATCATGACG GTTATTAAGGCAATGGTTGAGGACTTGAAGCATACAACTATACGTAAATTGGTTGAGGATTATAGTAAGTTTAGGAAGGAGCAATGTTAA
- the LOC103498506 gene encoding vesicle transport v-SNARE 11, translating into MSEVFDGYERQYCELSANLSRKCTSASALNGEQKKQKVSEVKAGIDEAEALIRKMDLEARSLPPNVKAVLLAKLREYKSDLNNLKSEVKRIESGSLSAATRDELLESGMADTLTASADQRSRLMSTTERLGKSSDRIKESRRTMLETEELGVSILQDLHSQRQSLLHAHNTLHGVDDNIGKSKRILTNMSRRMNKNKWIVTSIIVVLVLAIILILYFKLTK; encoded by the exons ATGAGTGAGGTGTTCGACGGATATGAACGACAATACTGCGAGCTTTCGGCGAATCTGTCAAGAAAATGCACTTCGGCTAGTGCCCTTAATGGAG AGCAAAAGAAGCAAAAGGTTTCTGAAGTAAAGGCAGGAATTGATGAAGCAGAAGCTCTG ATTCGGAAAATGGATCTTGAGGCCAGAAGTTTGCCGCCTAATGTCAAGGCTGTCCTTCTAGCTAAATTGAGAGAGTACAAATCTGACCTCAACAACTTAAAAAGTGAAGTTAAACGCATTGAATCTGGAAGCTTAAGTGCAGCCACTAGAGACGAGTTGCTGGAATCAGGAATGGCTGATACATTGACG GCATCAGCTGACCAAAGGTCGAGATTAATGAGCACAACAGAGAGGCTAGGTAAGTCAAGTGATAGAATTAAGGAAAGTCGAAGAACCATGCTAGAAACCGAAGAACTTGGAGTTTCAATTCTTCAAGATTTGCACTCGCAGAGACAGTCTCTCTTGCATGCTCATAATACG CTTCATGGAGTAGATGACAATATAGGGAAGAGTAAGAGAATTTTAACCAACATGTCGAGAAGgatgaacaagaacaaatggATTGTTACATCCATAATTGTTGTTCTTGTATTGGCCATCATCCTGATATTGTACTTCAAACTTACCAAATAg